The sequence GCAATTTTGGCGAACAAGGTGCAAAACAGGCGAAACAAAAGTGGTTTGTCAACTTGTGGCGTCGTCAACTGGTAGCCAAATAACCAAACAACCAGCCACTCAGCCAACCCTGTACACAAAGTAcagaataagaaataaaaaactacatatataattgaaagaactaaaaaaaaacaaataagaaataaaagaacAGTTGCATTGCATCAATTGTGGCTAGAAGGAGTAAAAGAACGTTAGTATAACTTTTTGTTTGATATCATCGCCTCAAGCCAAATTGTAGAGAACTAAGGCAACAGAGACATTTCGCAAAAAGAATCAGGAACATTGTTCATTTATATCATTCATATTATTATCATGGCCACAGTTACGCGTAGTGCTAGTAACAGTCCATTGATATCATTGAATTCACCATTGGACCCCAGCTTGTTTCCATTAAAATCAATCAATGATgttgtgaattttttcaaacgTTCATTGGAACTGTACCATACACAAAATGTGGAGCCCGATTTGACATTGTTATCAATTGTAGCTGGCTACATTGAATTGTCTCTTACAACCGGAGATGCTGCCCAAGCAGCAGCTGCTTCAGCGGCCGAACATGCTTCATCCTCGTTATCACATGCAGTAACTCCATCATCTTTGGCTGGTATTGTGAGCAGTGGTTTATCGGCGGCAGGTGTgtattgttaaatttgttttttatttctgttgCTGTATGCATTTTGTATGCTTTTGTTATCAatgtgaatttttgtttttgttctgtACGTTCGTTCCTCTTGAAGTATtgccatgtttttttttttaataaatcgcagttttcgaaaattgttttcattcaattttttttttaaaacgaaaaatttccatgaaaaaaataattttttaaccttctaaatacaataatatttggtatacatattttccatggtcatacaaaatttgaagttctctagaatttcgaaattccctttagtttggtttttatatatgtaagttcaaagtttatatttttttaagtagattAGTGCAAAATATCCAaagcatagggtaacatagagacgagacgtaattgtcaaaaacctaagtctgctgtcaaaaacctaactcttgcaacaacaaactacatgctagtcaatgtttggtatcagacatatgatttgttgtatttttgtttgaaaaatcgtagtgtctcgtctctatgtataattctctatgaccCAAAGTAAAACTGTTAGTCagatttaaacgtttttttctagaaattcgtttctcatcaaaacaggatatatcgtcacctaaaatgcaaaacaacgtatcatcaaaaaattcgaaattgattttattattgattacgattcactacatcatattacatatgtgtacaaaattttaagcttttactatcaaaaataaccaagttataactaaaattgaaactaaagtatcatcaagtatatgattttcttgaacaaaaaaatatacgtacgctttgagtaattaattaataaatcgtttttaccttattttaggtagtatcctaattttgtttaataaatttgttgcaattgaatattttttgcagtcttaatgaaataaaaaaaaaaacataataaaatttaaaaagtatacatatataaactgcttttatttaaaataaaaaaaatatttttatttaagtttttattttttcataaaaatttatattgatgatacgtttcaatatctcaagtagttttcattttatatcgttttttgcttctcctataaacttatgaaaagtgatgttacgttattttgcattttaggtgacgatatgtagtATAAAAAATCGTCTAAGACAAAGGATATCACAATAAATCCATATCCCATTTTCTAAAGAGTTTACTttagtacatatacatatttgcatATCTGTCTTATATAAATCcatgtttattttaatgttttcttaaaaatatcgaaaatttaataaattacaaaattattttcagcAAACAGCGATATAATTACAGGAAATTCCGTACCATTTCCTGAAGTCACCTACGAACTGGTATCGGgtctttacaaaaaatttcaaagtataCTTTCGATTGTGGAAAAACCGAAAATATCATCAACCTGCAATAGCCGACAGGCTACCAGAgaagttattaaaaaggtaTCGGATGTAATTTGGCATTCCTTGATACGCAGCAGTTATAAAGATCGTGCACACTTACAAAATCTATACAGTTATTTGTCGGGCAATAAGTTGGATTGTTTTGGTGTGGCATTGGCTGTAGTAGCTGGTTGTCAACTGTTGGGATATAGAGATGTACGTTTAGCTATATCGGAAGATCATGCCTGGGTGGTTTTCGgtaataaaaaattggaaactATAGAAATAACCTGGCATGGTAAAGGCAGTGAAGACAAACGCGGCCAGGATATAACATCTGGCATAGAGTCGGGATCATGGCTCTATTTAGGTGGACTAGCAGTGGTATGTGATAAGCCCATGGAAGTTGCAGCCATAGCATCGgctataaatatttcattatctGCCAATAGTGATTGTGTTGAAGTGCAAGAACTACAACAAAGATTATTATGGTTGCTTTATGATATGGGTCACTTAAGAAAATATCCAATGGCACTAGGTGGGTTAATATCACattaatttacattattttaatttaatacatttaaatgtaATATGTTTACGTTTATTTAGGTACTCTCGGTGAATTGGAAGAAATAAATCCTACATCAAAACGGGTTACCTGCGAACAGCTTTACCGAGAGGCTATAGAATCGGCCAAGGCCCACTATAAGAACCATCATGTTTATCCCTATACGTATCAGGGTAACTATTACAATCGTTTAAATAAGTATCGTGATGCTTTTGCTGCTTGGGCTAATGCGGCCGATGTTATACGCTTGTACACCTATCAGTGTCGTGACGATGAAGAAATCTACAAAGAACTTCTCGATATAGCCAATGAAATGATACCGTATGTTATGAAAACAGAAAGTTCCGGTCATTCGGCTCGCAGCATATTGCGAGATTCTGAAGTTTTTGCCAATCTATTAAGATTTTATGATGGCATTTGCCAGTGGGAAGAGGATAGCTTAACGCCGATTCTACACATTGGCTGGGCTAAACCTCTGGTgaataatatatgtaaatttgatTATGATGTACGCTCTCAGGTTGTTATTAAAGTACCCGAAGATGAACCGCAGGCGGTTCGTGGTTCGAGTACACAAACAACAGTGGAACAACCTGGTCATGGAGATACTATAAATGAGGCTAAAGCACAAAAATCGAACACGAGTGAGACGAGCTCATCACAGCATATCGAGGGAAAtaataatttagttaaaaaagaTGAGGtgagttcaaaaataaaattaaattaaaggctttatcatgaaaaattataataaaacgcGTACTGTGCTTTTTCGCTTTGTGAAACTAATAAAATCTGGATGCTTTTGTAATAGTATCTCTGTTGCCGAGAGTTTTTTCTTGGGGGAAAAACTTTTGGTTGATACAGCTGTCCCAGAGTTGACAATAATTGTCGTGGGATCGAAGGCAGTGGTAAAAAACCGCTGATGTTTCGAAATATACGTCATAAAGTATTAATATTCTTTGAGAAATTTGTTGAGTTCTTTAATGACTTAATATCTTGAAAAGTTGGAATAACCGAGAAATTATACTCTTAACCATGAGTGGCAAGCGTATAtacaagtttgtcatttcgacatttttcatttgcgacctcataaagtatatttgtatgtatattcagGAGTCGTTGTCATGTCCAAGCTCCATCAATATGTCAGGTTAAGTCCTGgttcggttgatatttaaattggcaaaaaaatgatttttcatctaaattaattttttcccaaatctttttctgatttttcaccgaaattttttttttctacattttcaaGAAATCAAATGATGGCAAAAAATGTGAAATGCCAACAACATTGGCCGATTTAACAGCAGCATGTGgagaaaaaattctaaatcccGACTTTCTGCTACAAGGTGGTGGCCAACCATTTGCggaacaacaaaaactaaacaatcAACATGACGAGACCACCAACGGTACGGATAAGAaagtaaacatttcaaaaaatgagACACCAACGGCCACATCCTCAGGAAATCCagatacaacaaaaacaaccacaCCAACAGACTGTAATTTGAGCAATACGCGAACAGAACAATCATCATCCTCATCATCGTCATTAATACCGCAAATTCTGACGGCACCGACGCCTGTGATAGACGAAGAAGATCCTTTGCATTACATGTTTAAGCGACCGGTTATAACGTTGTATAGTCAAAAAATGAAGGGTTTAAAAGACTTGCTACTGGCTGAAAAATTAAACACTCATGCAATATCGTTACAAGTGACCGCACAATCGGTAGCGAGCAAAAAGATACGTGGCGTTGATAAACTAGGTAATCATACTACAAATTCTACTTATTCAACAGTTAATATATCAAGTACTACAGATTCCTCAACAGCGGGCGATTCAATTGCAGTCTCTCGGCCGAAACGTACCAGAAGGGAATGAGTTCAGTGTAATAATTGCTGCTGTGACAGCGGGCTGTGCCAGTGGTAAGTTTGTTTTCAGgctacaaacaacaaaaatacaaactaatCTTTGCTAAGTAGGCTTTTTAGTgaaattacaaacaaacaagAAATAAGGCTAGACATTTTAGGAATCTATAGGGGTGTGGGTATGTGTTAATAATGAATTTTAGTTCGCAGGAGTTAATGAAAAACCG comes from Calliphora vicina chromosome 2, idCalVici1.1, whole genome shotgun sequence and encodes:
- the Mnn1 gene encoding menin isoform X3; translation: MATVTRSASNSPLISLNSPLDPSLFPLKSINDVVNFFKRSLELYHTQNVEPDLTLLSIVAGYIELSLTTGDAAQAAAASAAEHASSSLSHAVTPSSLAGIVSSGLSAAANSDIITGNSVPFPEVTYELVSGLYKKFQSILSIVEKPKISSTCNSRQATREVIKKVSDVIWHSLIRSSYKDRAHLQNLYSYLSGNKLDCFGVALAVVAGCQLLGYRDVRLAISEDHAWVVFGNKKLETIEITWHGKGSEDKRGQDITSGIESGSWLYLGGLAVVCDKPMEVAAIASAINISLSANSDCVEVQELQQRLLWLLYDMGHLRKYPMALGTLGELEEINPTSKRVTCEQLYREAIESAKAHYKNHHVYPYTYQGNYYNRLNKYRDAFAAWANAADVIRLYTYQCRDDEEIYKELLDIANEMIPYVMKTESSGHSARSILRDSEVFANLLRFYDGICQWEEDSLTPILHIGWAKPLVNNICKFDYDVRSQVVIKVPEDEPQAVRGSSTQTTVEQPGHGDTINEAKAQKSNTSETSSSQHIEGNNNLVKKDEKSNDGKKCEMPTTLADLTAACGEKILNPDFLLQGGGQPFAEQQKLNNQHDETTNGTDKKVNISKNETPTATSSGNPDTTKTTTPTDCNLSNTRTEQSSSSSSSLIPQILTAPTPVIDEEDPLHYMFKRPVITLYSQKMKGLKDLLLAEKLNTHAISLQVTAQSVASKKIRGVDKLAGDSIAVSRPKRTRRE
- the Mnn1 gene encoding menin isoform X1, with the translated sequence MATVTRSASNSPLISLNSPLDPSLFPLKSINDVVNFFKRSLELYHTQNVEPDLTLLSIVAGYIELSLTTGDAAQAAAASAAEHASSSLSHAVTPSSLAGIVSSGLSAAANSDIITGNSVPFPEVTYELVSGLYKKFQSILSIVEKPKISSTCNSRQATREVIKKVSDVIWHSLIRSSYKDRAHLQNLYSYLSGNKLDCFGVALAVVAGCQLLGYRDVRLAISEDHAWVVFGNKKLETIEITWHGKGSEDKRGQDITSGIESGSWLYLGGLAVVCDKPMEVAAIASAINISLSANSDCVEVQELQQRLLWLLYDMGHLRKYPMALGTLGELEEINPTSKRVTCEQLYREAIESAKAHYKNHHVYPYTYQGNYYNRLNKYRDAFAAWANAADVIRLYTYQCRDDEEIYKELLDIANEMIPYVMKTESSGHSARSILRDSEVFANLLRFYDGICQWEEDSLTPILHIGWAKPLVNNICKFDYDVRSQVVIKVPEDEPQAVRGSSTQTTVEQPGHGDTINEAKAQKSNTSETSSSQHIEGNNNLVKKDEKSNDGKKCEMPTTLADLTAACGEKILNPDFLLQGGGQPFAEQQKLNNQHDETTNGTDKKVNISKNETPTATSSGNPDTTKTTTPTDCNLSNTRTEQSSSSSSSLIPQILTAPTPVIDEEDPLHYMFKRPVITLYSQKMKGLKDLLLAEKLNTHAISLQVTAQSVASKKIRGVDKLGNHTTNSTYSTVNISSTTDSSTAGDSIAVSRPKRTRRE
- the Mnn1 gene encoding menin isoform X2, encoding MATVTRSASNSPLISLNSPLDPSLFPLKSINDVVNFFKRSLELYHTQNVEPDLTLLSIVAGYIELSLTTGDAAQAAAASAAEHASSSLSHAVTPSSLAGIVSSGLSAAANSDIITGNSVPFPEVTYELVSGLYKKFQSILSIVEKPKISSTCNSRQATREVIKKVSDVIWHSLIRSSYKDRAHLQNLYSYLSGNKLDCFGVALAVVAGCQLLGYRDVRLAISEDHAWVVFGNKKLETIEITWHGKGSEDKRGQDITSGIESGSWLYLGGLAVVCDKPMEVAAIASAINISLSANSDCVEVQELQQRLLWLLYDMGHLRKYPMALGTLGELEEINPTSKRVTCEQLYREAIESAKAHYKNHHVYPYTYQGNYYNRLNKYRDAFAAWANAADVIRLYTYQCRDDEEIYKELLDIANEMIPYVMKTESSGHSARSILRDSEVFANLLRFYDGICQWEEDSLTPILHIGWAKPLVNNICKFDYDVRSQVVIKVPEDEPQAVRGSSTQTTVEQPGHGDTINEAKAQKSNTSETSSSQHIEGNNNLVKKDEKSNDGKKCEMPTTLADLTAACGEKILNPDFLLQGGGQPFAEQQKLNNQHDETTNGTDKKVNISKNETPTATSSGNPDTTKTTTPTDCNLSNTRTEQSSSSSSSLIPQILTAPTPVIDEEDPLHYMFKRPVITLYSQKMKGLKDLLLAEKLNTHAISLQVTAQSVASKKIRGVDKLDSSTAGDSIAVSRPKRTRRE